Proteins encoded by one window of Cylindrospermum stagnale PCC 7417:
- a CDS encoding NB-ARC domain-containing protein encodes MLAADSTQLEAEFIEAKNNWELEKLYIDLASVKGKALTPVEKKFLRGLLCGCSPAEIASIVYKSRSSSTVRVYLSNGIYKYIEEMLSNQVGYSVKVKSWSRVTHLLEKAGYKKNWFQVQPTTTPGKSTSGPETDLLTVKSALVQDWGEAIDVRGFHGRTTELATVAEWIVQDRCRLVVVLGMGGIGKTAFSIKLAEEIQAKFEYVIWRSLSFAPPLEVILDQLREVLSPKPQTSSTDTEYGKISQLIDCLRFSRCLLVLDSFDSILCSDYSEQCQSQSPIPVSTSIYTLGQIRYRQGYEGYGELIRRVGDCQHQSCLLLTSREKPPETSAIEGEKLPVRSFKLTGLTKKESVCILKAKGFADLKQEECRILTDWYAGNPLFIKIVTTTIQELFAGSILAFYHQNTLVFGEIRGILDQQFNRLSVLEKRLMYWMALNQNFVCLQDLPSDIIPGLSPRLSQRLMLEAMELLQRRSLIETKASSFYPTPVLTEYVIERLMEENYKLTEEKENSLLASYTILSAQLKNHIRENCLNAEI; translated from the coding sequence ATGTTAGCAGCTGATTCAACTCAATTAGAAGCAGAATTTATTGAGGCTAAAAATAATTGGGAATTAGAAAAGCTATACATAGATTTGGCTTCCGTCAAAGGAAAAGCCCTAACACCTGTAGAAAAGAAATTCCTCAGAGGTTTACTTTGTGGCTGTAGCCCTGCGGAAATTGCCAGTATAGTTTATAAAAGTCGTAGTAGCAGTACTGTTAGAGTTTATCTTTCTAATGGAATTTATAAATATATAGAAGAAATGCTGAGTAACCAAGTAGGATACTCAGTCAAGGTGAAAAGCTGGAGTCGGGTGACTCATTTGCTAGAAAAAGCTGGGTATAAAAAGAATTGGTTTCAAGTACAACCAACAACCACACCTGGCAAATCTACAAGTGGTCCAGAAACTGATTTGCTCACAGTTAAATCAGCACTCGTCCAAGATTGGGGTGAAGCAATTGATGTCAGGGGATTTCACGGACGAACAACAGAATTAGCCACAGTTGCAGAATGGATTGTGCAAGACCGCTGCCGATTAGTGGTAGTTTTGGGTATGGGTGGAATTGGTAAAACCGCTTTCTCAATCAAGCTGGCAGAAGAGATTCAAGCTAAATTTGAATATGTTATCTGGCGATCGCTAAGTTTTGCTCCTCCCCTAGAGGTGATTTTAGATCAACTCAGAGAAGTTTTATCCCCAAAGCCACAGACAAGCAGCACAGATACTGAATACGGAAAAATTTCCCAACTAATTGATTGTTTGCGCTTTTCTCGTTGTCTTTTGGTGCTAGATAGTTTTGACTCGATTTTGTGCAGTGATTATAGCGAGCAGTGCCAATCACAATCTCCCATACCAGTAAGTACTTCCATTTATACCCTTGGGCAGATTCGCTATCGCCAAGGTTATGAAGGTTATGGAGAATTAATTCGACGGGTGGGAGACTGCCAACATCAAAGCTGTTTATTATTAACGAGTCGGGAAAAACCACCAGAGACATCCGCTATTGAAGGCGAAAAACTGCCTGTGCGCTCTTTCAAACTGACTGGTTTGACTAAAAAAGAAAGTGTTTGCATCCTCAAAGCTAAAGGATTTGCTGACTTAAAACAAGAGGAATGCAGAATTTTAACTGACTGGTATGCAGGCAACCCGTTATTTATTAAAATAGTTACTACTACTATTCAAGAATTATTTGCTGGTAGTATCTTGGCGTTTTATCACCAGAATACTTTAGTTTTTGGCGAAATTCGCGGGATTTTAGACCAGCAGTTCAATCGGTTATCTGTGTTAGAGAAGCGCTTGATGTACTGGATGGCACTCAATCAAAATTTTGTTTGCTTGCAGGATTTACCAAGTGATATCATACCAGGGTTATCGCCCCGGTTGTCTCAAAGATTAATGCTGGAGGCGATGGAGTTATTACAAAGGCGATCGCTAATTGAAACAAAAGCATCCAGCTTTTACCCCACCCCAGTGTTGACGGAGTATGTAATTGAACGTTTGATGGAGGAAAATTATAAATTAACTGAAGAGAAAGAAAACAGCTTATTGGCAAGTTATACGATTTTGTCAGCGCAACTGAAAAACCACATCCGAGAAAATTGCCTGAACGCGGAGATATAA
- a CDS encoding thioredoxin domain-containing protein: MTNRLAETKSLYLRKHAENPIDWWPWCDEALATAKTENKPIFLSIGYSSCHWCTVMEGEAFSDSAIADYMNANFLPIKVDREERPDLDSIYMQALQMMSGQGGWPLNAFLSPDDLVPFYAGTYFPLEPRYGRPGFLQVLQALRRYYDTEKEDLRDRKASIIESLLTSAVLQDGAADELQDNQLLRHGWETTTGIITPKPSGNSFPMIPYAELALRGTRFNFASQYDGKQVCTQRGLELALGGIYDHVGGGFHRYTVDPTWTVPHFEKMLYDNGQILEYLASLWSAGVKEPAFVRAVAGTVQWLQREMTAPEGYFYAAQDADSFFNSTAVEPEEGAFYVWSYSELEQLLTLEELTELQQQFTVTPNGNFEGKNVLQRRHAGELSQKLEVALGKLFTARYGAPPDSLATFPPARDNLEAKTTNWPGRIPSVTDTKMIVAWNSLMISGLARAAGVFRQPLYLELAAKAANFILDNQFVDGRFQRLNYGGEATVLAQSEDYAFFIKALLDLSQVSLDSNQRTFWLEKAVTLQEEFAEFLWSVELGGYYNTSSDNSQDLIVRERSYVDNATPSANGIAIANLVRLALLTDNLHYLDLAEQGLKAFRSVMSSAPQACPSLFTALDWYRNSTLIRSTIEQITSLIPKYLPTSALAVAARLPENSIGLVCQGLKCLAPAESVEQMLQQVQQIQVRV, encoded by the coding sequence ATGACTAATCGCCTTGCTGAAACCAAGAGCCTGTATCTTCGCAAGCACGCTGAAAACCCGATTGATTGGTGGCCTTGGTGTGATGAAGCACTGGCTACTGCAAAGACCGAAAATAAACCCATTTTTCTCTCCATTGGCTACTCTAGCTGCCACTGGTGTACTGTTATGGAAGGGGAAGCTTTTTCTGATTCAGCGATCGCTGATTACATGAATGCTAACTTCCTTCCCATCAAGGTAGATCGAGAAGAAAGACCTGACCTCGATAGCATCTATATGCAGGCTTTGCAGATGATGAGTGGTCAAGGGGGTTGGCCTTTAAATGCTTTTCTTTCTCCAGATGATTTGGTACCGTTTTATGCGGGGACTTACTTCCCTTTAGAGCCGCGCTACGGTCGTCCTGGCTTTTTGCAGGTTTTGCAAGCGTTGCGCCGCTATTATGATACAGAAAAAGAAGATTTGCGCGATCGCAAAGCTTCGATTATTGAGTCGCTTCTCACCTCTGCGGTGTTGCAAGATGGCGCAGCCGATGAGTTGCAAGATAATCAATTACTCCGTCATGGCTGGGAAACTACCACGGGGATCATTACTCCTAAGCCATCTGGTAATAGCTTCCCGATGATCCCCTATGCTGAATTAGCATTGCGCGGAACTCGGTTTAATTTTGCATCTCAGTATGATGGCAAGCAAGTTTGTACCCAACGGGGACTAGAATTAGCGCTGGGGGGAATTTATGACCATGTGGGTGGAGGCTTTCATCGCTACACAGTTGATCCCACTTGGACTGTACCCCATTTTGAAAAGATGCTTTATGACAACGGTCAGATTTTAGAGTATCTGGCTTCTTTGTGGAGTGCAGGAGTAAAAGAACCAGCTTTTGTCAGGGCTGTTGCGGGAACTGTTCAATGGCTGCAACGGGAAATGACTGCACCAGAGGGTTACTTCTATGCGGCTCAAGATGCTGATAGCTTCTTCAACTCTACGGCTGTTGAACCGGAGGAAGGGGCTTTTTACGTCTGGAGTTATAGCGAACTGGAGCAACTGCTAACCCTAGAAGAACTAACAGAATTACAACAGCAGTTTACTGTTACCCCTAACGGTAATTTTGAAGGTAAAAATGTTTTGCAAAGGCGTCATGCAGGGGAATTGAGTCAAAAGCTGGAAGTTGCACTGGGTAAGCTGTTTACTGCTCGTTATGGTGCTCCCCCTGATTCACTGGCAACTTTCCCCCCCGCTCGCGATAACCTAGAAGCAAAAACCACTAACTGGCCTGGTCGTATTCCTTCGGTGACAGATACTAAGATGATTGTCGCCTGGAATAGTTTGATGATTTCCGGTTTGGCTAGAGCTGCTGGGGTATTTCGACAACCGTTGTATTTGGAATTAGCAGCAAAAGCGGCGAATTTTATTCTGGATAATCAGTTTGTGGATGGGCGTTTCCAGCGACTTAATTATGGTGGTGAAGCGACTGTGTTAGCTCAGTCGGAAGATTACGCCTTTTTTATCAAAGCATTGCTGGATTTATCCCAAGTTTCGCTAGATAGCAATCAGCGTACTTTTTGGTTAGAAAAAGCAGTAACACTTCAAGAAGAATTCGCTGAATTTCTCTGGAGTGTAGAATTAGGTGGATATTATAACACATCCAGTGATAATAGTCAAGATTTGATTGTGCGAGAACGCAGTTATGTGGATAATGCTACACCATCAGCCAATGGAATAGCGATCGCAAATCTTGTCCGTCTTGCCCTCCTCACAGATAATCTGCATTATTTAGATTTAGCAGAACAAGGTTTAAAAGCCTTCAGAAGCGTAATGAGTAGTGCTCCCCAAGCTTGCCCCAGCTTGTTTACAGCCTTAGATTGGTATCGTAACTCAACCTTAATCCGCAGCACCATAGAGCAGATAACATCATTGATCCCCAAGTATCTGCCCACATCTGCCCTTGCAGTAGCAGCACGTTTACCAGAGAATAGCATCGGCTTAGTTTGCCAAGGTTTAAAGTGTCTTGCACCGGCTGAAAGTGTAGAACAGATGTTGCAGCAAGTCCAGCAAATTCAAGTGAGAGTGTAA
- the clpP gene encoding ATP-dependent Clp endopeptidase proteolytic subunit ClpP, producing MIPIVIEQSGRGERAFDIYSRLLRERIIFLGQQVDNSIANLIVAQLLFLDAEDSEKDIYLYINSPGGSVTAGMGIFDTMKHIRPDVCTICTGLAASMGAFLLSAGAKGKRMSLPHSRIMIHQPLGGAQGQATDIEIQAREILYHKRRLNDYLAEHTGQPIERIAEDTERDFFMSPEEAREYGLIDQVIDRHAAGSRPMAVV from the coding sequence ATGATTCCCATCGTTATTGAACAATCGGGTCGCGGCGAACGCGCCTTTGACATCTACTCACGGCTGTTGCGTGAGCGCATCATCTTTTTGGGACAACAGGTTGATAACAGTATCGCTAACTTGATTGTTGCCCAACTGCTGTTTTTAGATGCTGAAGACTCGGAGAAAGATATTTATCTATATATCAATTCTCCCGGTGGTTCGGTGACAGCTGGCATGGGTATTTTTGACACAATGAAGCACATCCGCCCCGATGTTTGTACTATTTGTACCGGACTGGCGGCGAGTATGGGCGCTTTCCTCCTCAGCGCTGGTGCTAAGGGTAAGCGGATGAGTCTACCCCATTCGCGGATTATGATTCATCAACCTCTTGGCGGTGCTCAAGGTCAAGCGACTGATATCGAAATTCAGGCGCGGGAAATTTTATACCACAAGCGGCGGCTCAATGATTATTTAGCCGAACACACTGGTCAGCCGATTGAGCGCATTGCTGAAGATACTGAACGTGACTTCTTCATGTCGCCAGAGGAAGCCAGGGAATATGGCTTGATTGACCAAGTAATTGACCGTCACGCCGCAGGTAGCCGACCAATGGCTGTTGTTTAG
- a CDS encoding flavin prenyltransferase UbiX, with protein sequence MSNNTNPLILGVSGASGLIYAVRALKFLLEADYRIELVASKSSYMVWQAEQDVRMPPEPAAQEQFWREQTGVPLSGKLRCHPWSDVGANIASGSFRTLGMVIMPCSMSTVAKLAVGLSSDLLERAADVQIKEGRKLVLVPRETPFSLIHLRNLTTLAEAGTRIVPAIPAWYHNPQSIEDLVDFVVARALDQLDIDCIPIQRWQGRR encoded by the coding sequence GTGTCCAATAACACCAATCCTTTAATTTTAGGCGTATCAGGTGCATCGGGACTGATTTACGCCGTTCGCGCTCTCAAATTTCTGTTAGAAGCAGATTATCGCATTGAACTGGTTGCCTCCAAATCAAGCTATATGGTTTGGCAAGCCGAGCAGGATGTCCGAATGCCACCAGAACCAGCCGCCCAAGAGCAATTCTGGCGAGAGCAAACCGGAGTCCCACTATCAGGTAAACTACGCTGCCATCCTTGGAGTGATGTCGGCGCTAATATCGCTAGTGGTTCCTTTCGGACTCTAGGGATGGTGATCATGCCATGTAGTATGAGTACAGTAGCGAAGCTAGCAGTCGGTTTGAGTTCCGACTTACTAGAACGGGCAGCAGATGTCCAGATTAAAGAAGGGCGTAAACTGGTCTTAGTCCCCCGTGAAACTCCTTTTAGCCTGATTCACCTGCGTAATTTAACCACCTTAGCCGAAGCTGGAACCAGAATTGTCCCCGCTATTCCCGCCTGGTATCATAATCCCCAGAGTATTGAGGATTTAGTTGATTTTGTAGTTGCTCGTGCTTTAGATCAACTAGATATTGACTGCATTCCCATTCAGCGTTGGCAAGGTCGTCGCTAA
- a CDS encoding ribonuclease R family protein, producing the protein MEFSIATLLANFTDDKLVARKVLEKKLGCEDEKSLHKLHIALEVLEKIGILVKERGKYRRVSEEGLIEAKLRCSSKGFCFAIQDVEGAEDIYIRESHLSNAWNGDRVLVRVLKEGSRRRSPEGEVKLILERSNHTLLARIKQVEGGFRAVPLDDRLLFELKLQMNGMKLEEAIDHLAHVEVLRYPLAQYPPLGRVVQILGSDAEAAADIDLVTCKHDLSRNFPDNVLDAAAKLPKKLLKVDIKSRVDLRNLFTLTIESVNGDTTVENAFSWEKTPLGDWRLGVHIADISHYVQPDEPLDREALKRGKAVYLGELVLPILPEAVIERCSLVPGSDRLTLSFLITIDPQSGEVREWEIQPSIINVDTALSKSQAQAILTGQPTDQSPTVIQILQDLETLRKAVKQARLNRGSLQLNLPPSQNPYYDEGILGAVVVNDLPVRSLLTELVLLVNQLIANHLSALGVPAVWRVQGTPDPEDVQEMLKLAVNLGVELSLDPELDIQPLDYQHLTSAFGESPSEQVLTYLLQDTLKPSVYSTTKGLHFGLALPQYIHFCSPLRRYPDLLMQRVYHTLLEQGRDRRNTRVKERVNLRHSSCHAEINWNVLPPELQQELQSDLTRVIVQINDREKEVQEAEADLAGLQKAQLMKQRIGQVFQGVITGVQSYGFFVEIEVPAAEVETGANPGVPLRVEGLVHVSSLKDDWYEYRARQQALFGRKNRASYRLGDRVAVQVKSVDYYRQQIDLVTVGSDGVAKNLGVNVPNEDISDMYLRNDIERSDLEPYPEDE; encoded by the coding sequence ATGGAATTTTCAATCGCTACACTCCTTGCCAATTTCACCGATGATAAATTGGTAGCTCGTAAGGTTTTGGAAAAGAAACTTGGTTGCGAGGATGAAAAAAGTTTACATAAACTTCACATTGCCCTGGAGGTTCTAGAAAAGATCGGGATTTTGGTGAAAGAACGGGGTAAGTATCGCCGCGTATCAGAAGAGGGGCTGATCGAAGCAAAACTCCGTTGTTCTAGTAAAGGTTTTTGCTTTGCTATTCAAGATGTGGAGGGGGCGGAGGATATTTATATCCGCGAAAGCCATTTGAGTAATGCCTGGAACGGCGATCGCGTTTTGGTGAGAGTTCTCAAAGAAGGTAGTCGTCGTCGTTCTCCCGAAGGAGAGGTAAAGCTGATTCTGGAACGTTCCAATCACACTTTACTGGCACGGATTAAGCAAGTAGAAGGCGGTTTTCGGGCTGTCCCCTTAGATGATCGACTGCTGTTTGAACTCAAACTGCAAATGAACGGCATGAAATTGGAAGAGGCGATCGATCACCTAGCCCATGTAGAAGTCTTACGTTACCCCCTAGCTCAATATCCCCCATTGGGTCGGGTGGTGCAAATCCTTGGTAGCGATGCCGAAGCTGCTGCCGATATAGATTTGGTAACTTGTAAACATGATCTATCCCGAAACTTCCCGGATAATGTCCTTGATGCAGCGGCGAAGTTGCCCAAAAAGCTGCTGAAAGTAGACATAAAAAGTCGGGTAGATTTACGTAATTTATTTACCCTGACCATTGAATCGGTCAACGGTGACACCACGGTAGAAAATGCCTTTAGCTGGGAAAAAACACCCCTAGGCGATTGGCGCTTGGGGGTTCACATTGCTGATATTTCCCACTATGTCCAACCTGATGAACCTCTAGATAGAGAAGCACTCAAGCGGGGGAAGGCGGTTTATCTGGGGGAATTAGTGTTGCCGATATTGCCAGAGGCGGTGATCGAACGCTGTTCTTTAGTCCCAGGAAGCGATCGCTTAACTCTGTCTTTTTTGATTACCATCGATCCACAATCGGGTGAAGTTAGAGAGTGGGAAATTCAACCGAGTATCATCAACGTAGATACCGCTCTGAGTAAATCACAAGCTCAAGCTATTCTCACCGGTCAACCAACAGATCAATCGCCAACAGTGATCCAGATATTGCAAGACCTGGAAACCTTGAGAAAAGCGGTAAAACAGGCCCGGTTGAATCGCGGTAGCTTGCAGTTAAATCTGCCACCCAGCCAAAACCCCTACTATGATGAGGGGATTCTGGGGGCTGTGGTAGTTAATGATTTACCGGTGCGATCGCTTTTAACAGAGTTGGTGCTGTTGGTAAATCAACTGATAGCAAATCACTTGAGCGCTTTAGGCGTTCCCGCCGTCTGGCGCGTCCAAGGCACACCCGATCCCGAAGATGTCCAAGAAATGCTGAAATTGGCGGTCAATTTAGGTGTGGAACTGTCACTAGATCCAGAACTAGACATCCAACCCCTAGATTATCAACATTTGACCAGCGCTTTTGGTGAATCGCCATCAGAGCAAGTGCTTACCTACTTATTGCAAGATACCCTCAAGCCATCTGTGTACAGCACCACCAAAGGATTGCACTTTGGTCTGGCTCTGCCACAATATATCCACTTTTGCTCCCCCTTGCGACGTTATCCAGATTTGCTGATGCAAAGGGTGTACCATACATTACTTGAGCAAGGACGCGATCGCCGCAATACCCGTGTAAAAGAACGTGTTAACCTGCGCCACTCCTCTTGTCACGCGGAAATCAACTGGAACGTCCTCCCCCCAGAACTGCAACAAGAACTCCAAAGCGATTTGACTAGAGTGATTGTCCAGATTAACGACAGGGAAAAAGAAGTCCAAGAAGCTGAAGCCGATTTAGCCGGACTGCAAAAAGCCCAACTGATGAAACAGCGCATCGGTCAGGTGTTTCAGGGCGTGATTACTGGTGTTCAATCCTACGGTTTCTTTGTAGAAATTGAAGTACCAGCCGCAGAAGTTGAAACAGGCGCTAACCCTGGCGTACCTCTGAGAGTAGAAGGGCTGGTACATGTCAGTTCTCTCAAAGACGATTGGTATGAATATCGCGCCAGACAGCAGGCTTTATTTGGTCGGAAAAATCGCGCTTCCTATCGATTAGGCGATCGCGTAGCCGTGCAAGTTAAGAGTGTTGATTACTACCGTCAGCAAATTGATTTAGTCACCGTTGGTAGCGATGGTGTAGCCAAAAACTTAGGAGTTAACGTTCCTAATGAAGATATATCAGATATGTACTTAAGAAATGACATTGAGCGAAGCGACTTGGAACCTTACCCTGAGGATGAGTAA